The Candidatus Methanoplasma cognatum genome contains the following window.
TTCCGACAGTCTCCTTTTAGGTCTTGTGAACGCTATGACCGTCAATGGATATCCCCCAAGATGTCCCTCTCCTTTACGACATCTCCGATAACTATTATCCCCGGCGCCTTCATTCTTTTCTCGATGATCAGAGAAGGCAGTTTGTTCAGCGAGGCTGTTTCGGCTCTCTGCCGCCCTTCCTCCCGTACTATAACAGCCGCAGGCGTTTCGGGATTCATTCCTCCTTCTATGAGCTCTTTGGATATGTACTCTGAATTGCCGATCCCCATGAGTATGACGATCGTCCCTTCTGTCGCTGCAACTTTCTTCCAATCCATCCTGTCGCTGTCGCGATCGGATCTTTCGTGACCCGTGGCGATGGTCACCATCGGGGCATGGTCCCTGTGCGTCAGAGGTATGCCGGCAAGTTCCGGCACGGAAATAGATGACGACACTCCCGGCACCACGTGCACCTCTGCTCCTGCTTTTATGAGTTCCGCGGCTTCCTCCGCCCCTCTTCCGAAGAGGAACGGATCTCCGCCTTTCAAACGGACGACCGTCTTACCCTCAGCGGCAAGCCTGACCAGAGTGTTGTTGATCTCGCTCTGGCTCATTTTGTGGTCGCCGCCTCGTTTGCCTGCGTCTATCAGTTCGGCGCTCCCGCATTCTTTCAGTATCTCGGCGTCTATGAGCGCATCGTACACGACGACATCCGCCTTCCTCAGAAGGTTCAGACCCCTTACTGTGATCAGATCCGTGTCGCCCGGCCCCGCTCCTACAAGATATACCTTGCCCTTCATTTTCCAATCCCCTTCAACTCCGAGGCGACCCTTTCCAGATCTGAGGCTGTATGATCCAAAGGTACCGTCGAATCGATCCTTCTGAGAACGGTTCCGTCAAAGAACACACCTTTTATCATCAGCCGGTCCCCTTCTCTTTTTGCGTTTATACCGATAGGCGATGAACAGATACCGCCCATAAGCCTCATGATGGAACGTTCCGCCTGGGTCTCGGCCCTTGTGTCGGCGTCGTCCGTCTTTCCCAAGATGTCGATGATATCACGATCGGACGACCTGCAGGCGACCGCTATCGCACCCTGCCCCGGCGCGGGTACGAAGTCATCAATGCCCAGGGTGTGCATCTCTCTTTTGATGCTGAGACGGTCAAGCCCTGCCTTTCCCAATATGATCGCGTCATATTCGCCTCTGTCAAGTTTACCGAGCCTGGTGTCTATGTTCCCTCTCAGTCCTTTGATCTCAAGGTCCGGACGCATGCTTTTCAAAATGACCGTCCTTCTGACCGACGATGACCCTACGACCGCACCGAACGGAAGTTCGTCGATACGCATGGGCAGGATGACATCTTCGCAGGAGGCCCTGGGGAGGACCGCTCCGATGATTATCTCCGTGTCCCTAAAGACGGGTACGTCTTTCATGGAGTTCACCGACACGTCTATCTCCTTTGCGACCAGGGCATTATCCAGCTCTCTTACGAATGCCCCGTATCCCCCTATGTCCTTCAGTTCGGACGTTTGGTCCGTGTCTCCGGCGGTCTTTATTTTTTTAATTGTCATCGTCTCATCGGTGTGTGCGACCGCCGTTTCGATGAATATGTCTGTCTGAGCTAACGCCAGCCTGCTGTCCCTGGTGCCGATGATCATGTTATGCACCTCATGTTCCTGTCGAATTCCTCCGACAGCTTTTTCAGTTCGGAACCGTGCTCTGTGGAAAGGAAATTGACCTCCAGTGCCGCAGGGGGCATGTATATCCCGGAATCAAGCATACGTCTGAACAGATCCGCATACGTCTTCCTGTCACAACCCTGCGCTTCGGTCCCGTTGTTCACCGAGTTCACACCGAAGAATACCTGGAACATCGATCCGACGGCATTCATCGCCGCAGGTATCTTGTTATCTTCCAAAGAATCTGATATGGCGGCCGTAAGCTCCGAACTCATCCTGTTCAGGGCCTTATATTTCTCCTTTGTCATCTTCTTCAATGTTGCCGTTCCCGCAGCGGCCGTCAGCGGGTTGCCGGAGAATGTGCCTGCCTGATATACCGGCCCGGCGGGGGCGAGGTTCTCCATGATCTCTCTGCGCCCTGCGAACGCACCTGCGGGAAGACCGCCGCCCATTATTTTCCCCATCGTACACAGGTCCGGCTTCACTTTATAAAATTCCTGCGCCCCGCCCCGTGCCAATCTGAATCCTGTTATGACCTCATCAAATATCAGAAGGACGCCTTCCTTCTTGGTCATCTTCCTGATATTCCTGAGATAGTCTTTTTGAGGCAGCACTACGCCTGCGTTCCCGAGGACCGGCTCCATTATGACGGCGGCGATGTCGTCCCTCTTTTCTAATATAGATTCCATCTGCTCCTCCGAGTTGTATTCGACCGTATATGTGCCTGAG
Protein-coding sequences here:
- the cobA gene encoding uroporphyrinogen-III C-methyltransferase codes for the protein MKGKVYLVGAGPGDTDLITVRGLNLLRKADVVVYDALIDAEILKECGSAELIDAGKRGGDHKMSQSEINNTLVRLAAEGKTVVRLKGGDPFLFGRGAEEAAELIKAGAEVHVVPGVSSSISVPELAGIPLTHRDHAPMVTIATGHERSDRDSDRMDWKKVAATEGTIVILMGIGNSEYISKELIEGGMNPETPAAVIVREEGRQRAETASLNKLPSLIIEKRMKAPGIIVIGDVVKERDILGDIH
- the hemC gene encoding hydroxymethylbilane synthase, which codes for MIIGTRDSRLALAQTDIFIETAVAHTDETMTIKKIKTAGDTDQTSELKDIGGYGAFVRELDNALVAKEIDVSVNSMKDVPVFRDTEIIIGAVLPRASCEDVILPMRIDELPFGAVVGSSSVRRTVILKSMRPDLEIKGLRGNIDTRLGKLDRGEYDAIILGKAGLDRLSIKREMHTLGIDDFVPAPGQGAIAVACRSSDRDIIDILGKTDDADTRAETQAERSIMRLMGGICSSPIGINAKREGDRLMIKGVFFDGTVLRRIDSTVPLDHTASDLERVASELKGIGK
- a CDS encoding glutamate-1-semialdehyde 2,1-aminomutase — its product is MNRETSFSNHQVMKKLTPGGVSSPVRAFEPSPVYIEKGKGCIVTDVDGNDYIDLCMAYGPLILGHSHPSVVSAVKQQAKKGTVFGAPSPQEKELISEISERVPCAEMVRLVNSGTEATMHAIRLARGYTGKRGIVKMKGGFHGSHDAVLSDSSQRTLKKGILSGTASGTYTVEYNSEEQMESILEKRDDIAAVIMEPVLGNAGVVLPQKDYLRNIRKMTKKEGVLLIFDEVITGFRLARGGAQEFYKVKPDLCTMGKIMGGGLPAGAFAGRREIMENLAPAGPVYQAGTFSGNPLTAAAGTATLKKMTKEKYKALNRMSSELTAAISDSLEDNKIPAAMNAVGSMFQVFFGVNSVNNGTEAQGCDRKTYADLFRRMLDSGIYMPPAALEVNFLSTEHGSELKKLSEEFDRNMRCIT